The Candidatus Neomarinimicrobiota bacterium nucleotide sequence TCAGAGACGGCGGTTATAATGGCAACAGGTAAAATTTGGTTTAGAGTTCCCGAGACCATAAAAATAATCATCAACGGCGAATTCCCTGAGGGAACGGGTTCGAAAGACCTGATATTGAAAATAGCCGGTGAGATAAGAGCGGACGGCGCATTATATAAGGCGATAGAATTTGCCGGCTCGACCATAGAAAATATGTCGGTTTCTTCCCGCATCGTGCTGCCGAACATGGCTGTTGAGCTTGGTGCCAAGATAGGCTACATGGAGCCTAACGAGGCAACATTGGAATATCTTGAAGGGCGGGCAAAGAAGGAATTTGAGGTAGTGGTATCCGATGATGATGCCAATTTTGAAAAGGTCATCGAATTTGATATAAGCGAACTGGAGCCGCAAATCGCTTGTCCGCATACGGTTGATAATGTTCATCCGATAACGGAGGTTACGGGAACCAAAATTGACGAAATATTCTTCGGTTCATGTACGAATGCACGGCTCGAAGATTTTGAAATTGTAGCCGGAGTTATGAAAGGAAACAAAGTGCATAGAGACGTTCGGATGCTTGTATTCCCCGCTTCGAAGGACGTGTTTTTAGAGGCTATGCGTCTCGGATACGTGCAAACTCTTGCGGAATCGGGTGCGGTAATTATGAACACCGGATGCGGCCCATGTATGGGTAACCATGAAGGAGTGCCTGCGGAAGGGGAAGTGGTTTTAGCTACGAACAACAGGAATTATCGTGGCAGACTTGGCAACAGGGATTCGGAAGTATATCTGTCAAGCCCGCTGGTGGCAGCGCACAGCGCCATTACGGGTACAATAACCGATCCGAGAACTCATTAAGGAGATATGATGGCTGTTACAGGCAAAGTTTGGAAATACGGGGATGACGTAAACACGGATGTGATATTCCCCGGGAAATATACATATACGGTGTCGGACCCGAATGAGATGGCGCAGCACGCGATGGAGGATCTGGATCCTGAATTCGCGAAAAATGTAAAGGAAAACGACATAATTGTGGGAGGCAAAAATTTCGGATGTGGTTCCTCCCGGGAACAAGCTGCGGTTTGCATTAAAATGTCGGGAATCGGAGCCGTCATCGCAAAGTCGTTCAGCAGACTTTATTTTCGCAATTGTATTAATACGGGGTTGCCGATGATAGTGAGCGCCGAAGCTGTGGATGCCATTGAGAACGGTGAGGAAATAACCGTGGATATGGATAGCGGCGAAATAACCTGTAAGGCGGGCGTTTTTAAATTCCCGCCGCTCCCTCCGGAAGTTAAGGGCATCTTCGATGACGGCGGACTTATCCCGCATACAAAAAAGATATTGGGAACGGATAAATAGTGTGGCGATTAGTCTAAACACTGTCATGTCCGTAACGCCGTGAACGGCGTTGATTTTTTATGTTTATTCTTGTTACCCAGCCATAAATGGCTGGGCTATAGATCAGAGGTTTTAATTAGACTGTTTAATAATGTATTATGTTAGTTAGGGATGCTATCTGAGGTTAAACAGATTGCTCAAATGTCAATCAAGGAGGTATTCGGCCCGGCTTGAAAGAAATTTTAATACTCGCAATAATCATAATGGGATTAGCCCAGCCGTTCACGGCTGGGTAAAGAAGCTGATTATAATATTATAGGGCGTTTACGCCCTTTAAAAAGTATAATTAAGGAGAAACAAAAAATACCCCATACATTTCATAAGATTCTGCTTCATTACGTATGGTCAACCAAAAATCGTCTTCCATTGATTAATAAAAATCTGAGGACAAAGTTAATAGAACATATCAAGGAATATGCGAAAGAAAACGAAATCGAAATTGATACAATTAATGTTGTTTCAGATCATGTCCATCTGCTAACGACATTAACACCGGTTCAGTCGCCGTCTAAGGTCGTAAACTTACTTAAGGGGGAATCCTCAAATTGGATTAATAGTAATAATCTTAGTAAAGGAAAGTTCAGTTGGCAGGAGGGTTACGGTGTATTTTCAGTGTCATTTTCCAGTGTTGCAAGTATTAGGAAATATATAAATAACCAAATAAAACATCACAGAAAAGTATCTTATTTAGAAGAAGTGGATAATTTTCTAAAGGCGTATCATATTTATCAAAATAAAAGGGGAACGCGTGAACGGCGTTGATTTTTTATGTTTATTCGTGTTACCCAGCCATAAATGGCTGGGCTATGAAATCAGGCATAATTGTAAATGGTCAAGAATATTACAATATTATGAAAATGGAAAATTCAATTAACAGAGAGAAGAGGAATAGCTTCAAAATTAAATTCATTCTACACTGTTAAAAAGTAAGGAATATAAATGGCAAAATATAAGATAGCATGGCTGCCGGGTGACGGCGTTGGAAAGGATGTAATGGAAGCGGCACGGATAGTGTTAGATAAAATTCAATTGGATGCTGAATATCTGCACGGTGATATCGGCTGGGAATTTTGGCGGACAGAGGGAGAACCACTTCCCGACAGGACGATAGACTTGTTAAAAAGCACAGATGCCTGCCTTTTCGGAGCGATTACATCCAAACCGAGAGACGAAGCGCAGGATGATCTTATTCCCGAACTGCAGGGAAAAGGATTGGAATATTTTAGCCCAATCGTCCGATTGAGGCAGGAGTTTAATCTCAGGACTAACCTGCGTCCCTGCAAGGCATATAAAGGCAACCCGCTGAATTTTAAAGACGAAATTGACCTTATTGTTTTTCGTGAAAATACTGAAGGTCTGTATGTTGGAATTGAGTTCAATCCGATGAACGAGGAAGTGATGAACGCTCTTGTGGCAAACCATCCAAAGGCAAAAAGATTCGGTGATATTCCGTTAGAAGATATTGCTTTTTCCGCACGTATAATCACGAGAGAAGGCGCTCGAAATATTATTAGGGAGGGTTTCGAGTATGCGAAGGAATTCGGTTATAAAACTGTTACGTTGGTGGAAAAACCCAATGTCCTGAGGGAAACCAGCGGTCTGGTGATTCGGGAGGGTAGGAAAATCGCGAAGGAATATCCTGGTATTGAACTCTGGGAGACGAACATTGACGCTATGATGATGTGGCTCATAAAGAACCCGTTGGATTACGGCGTACTTGTAGCCACCAATATGTTCGGTGATATAATTTCCGACCTTTGTGCTCAATTAGTGGGAGGACTCGGTTTCGCGGCAAGCGGAAACATCGGAGACGATTACGCTGTTTTTGAACCAACACATGGCTCCGCTCCCAAATACGCCGGACAATTTAAAGTAAATCCAATGGCAATGCTCCTGACGACGAAGATGATGCTGAACTATCTCGGAGAATCTGACAAGGCAGACGCCCTTGAGAATGCCATCGCTGCCGTTATAGAAGAGGGAACCGTGCGCACTTATGATATGGGCGGTGAATCTTCAACTTTGGAAATGGCGGAAGCGGTGGCGGATAAACTCTAATAATAATTTATTTTAGGAAATCACAATAAGTATGTCCGATAAAACTATAGCGCGCCGGATGGCTGAATTTGCGCTTGAATTGCAATACGATGATCTGCCGTCTGAGGTAATTGAAGAGGTTAAGCGGTTTTTATATGATTCAGTCGGTTGCGCATTAGGCGGGTTTAATACCCATGATGTGAAGGCGATGTTGGAGATTTATAGTGATATGGGCGGCAAACCCGAAGCTACTCTTTTTGGCAGCGGAGAGAAACTGCCTGCAGCTAACGCTACTTTATTGAACAGTCTTATGATTCGAGCGCTGGACTTCAACGACATCTACTGGAAAGAAGATCCGTCTCATCCCTCGGACCTGATTCCTGCCGCATTGGCAATGGCTGAACGGCAAAACTCTTCCGCTAAAGAGCTTATAGTGGCAATCGTTCTTGCGTATGAATTCGAGCAACGATTATGTCTTTTCGCCAAGCCGGGAGTGCGTGAGAGGAAGTGGCATCACGCTACGCTGACTCAATTCGTGTCGCCGATAGTGGCGGGCAGACTTCTCGGATTGGACGCCGAGCAGATGGAAAACGCTATTGGAATTTCCGGAGGACATAATTTTACTCCGGGTGCGGCTGCTGCCGGACAACTCTCAATGATGAAAAACACCGTTGACCCAATGGCAGTTCAAAGCGGAGTAATAGCTGCGCTTATGGCGGAGAAGGGCTTCACAGGAACGCGGGCGATTTTTGAGGGGAAGGAAGGGCTGATGGATATTCTCGGAGATGATTGGGACGAAGAAGCGCTTCTCGGCGGACTGGGCGAAAGTTTCAAGATACTTGAATGCTCGATGAAAGCGTTTCCTACCGAAGCGCTGACTCATTCTCATATTACATGCGCATTAAAAATTGTGCGGGATCATGATGTTTTGCCGGATGACATTAAGGAGATAAAGGTAACAACCATCGCCAGAGCGGTAGATATACTTTTTGACCCGGAAAAATATAATCCAAAAAGCCGTGAAACCGCAGACCATAGTTTACCGTATGTTATTGCGGCGGCTGTGGTGGACAGGAAGATAACCACTGACCAGTTCAGTGACGAGCGGATAGCCGACCCGAAAATTCGGTCGGTACTGCCGAAAATTGTCGGAGAAGCAAGCGAGGAGTTTGAGAAGATGTTTCCCGCTAAACAGCCGTCAAAGGTTGTGATAACTCTCAATGACGGCACTGCTTATACAGAGAAAGTGGATTATCCCAAAGGTGATCCTCGCGAGCCGATGAGTCAGGATGATCTTGATGATAAATTTAAGGGATTAACGAGTTTGATTTTAGATGATGAGAGCCGGAGAAAAATAAAAGATACCATATGGAACTTAGAATCGTTAAATAATGTGAGCGATTTAATGAACGATTTAAAGATTATGGAATTATAGATAAAAGGAATAGCAAAATTGAGTGATGATAAAAGAAATGTAATTATAATAGGGTCGGGACCTGCCGGATTAACAGCGGCTTTATACGCAGCAAGAGCAAATCTGAAACCGTTAGTGCTTGAAGGAACACAGCCGGGCGGACAACTTACGATTACGACTGATGTGGAAAACTATCCCGGATTTCCCGACGGTATTCTCGGGCCTGAATTGATGGACAAGATGAGACAACAGGCGACCCGATTCGGCGCAGAATGCAAATATGAAACAGTATCGGGAGTAAAATTTTCTGATAAACCGTATGAAATAACTACAGAGAACGGAACGTACTTGAGTGAAACCGTAATCATAACTACCGGCGCGACGGCGATGTTTTTGGACATTCCGGGTGAGATGCGATATATGGGTCACGGTGTATCTGCCTGTGCAACCTGTGACGGCTTTTTCTTTTCCGACCAGGAGATAATAGTAGTAGGTGGCGGCGACACTGCGATGGAAGAGGCAACATTCCTGACGAAATTTGCCAGTAAAGTTTATGTTGTGCATAGGCGGGATGAGCTTCGTGCTTCCAAAACTATGCAGGATAAAGCAAATAAGAATGAAAAAATAGAATTTATCTGGGACTCGGAATTAAAAGAAATTCTCGGAGACGATAACAACGTCACTTCGGTGAATATACGCAACGTAAAAACCGGAGATGAAAAAGATATGCCGATTCAGGGCGTATTTATGGCTATCGGTCACAAACCTAACACCGAGATATTCAAAGATATTCTGGATATGAATGATGTGGGCTATCTCAAAGTGCAAAACGGATCCACAGCAACAAATGTGGAGGGTGTTTTTGCTGCGGGAGATGTGGCTGACCATGTGTACAGACAAGCGATAACTGCCGCGGGAACAGGTTGTATGGCGGCGATAGATGCGGAGCGGTGGTTGGAATCTCAGAACGGTTGATTTGTCAGGAATACCGCTACATCCTCAGATAGTACATTTCCCCATTGCGCTGATTACAGTGAGCTTTCTCATTGACCTCGTGGGCGTTATAACCGGCTCTAAAAAATGGACACAGTTCGGAGGAATTCTGCTTTCTCTTGCTGTTTTTTCGTCCTTAATCGCACTGCTAACAGGGCAGTCATCCGAGCAGAGCCTTAAACCGATGTCGGATATACTGCACGAGGCAGTGGAAGAACATGAAGGGATGGCTACGCGAGTTTTCTTCTTTTTTCTGATTATCGCCGTTCTTCGGGGTTGGCTCCAATTAAAAGGGATATTCAATTCGTGGAAACAGTGGGGATATGTCATTCTCGCGGGAGCGGGCGTTATATTGATATTACGGGTGGGGCAGTTGGGCGGTACTCTTGTATATAAACACGGAGCCGGAGTCCAAACAGGAGATTCTACGCAAATCTCGGAATAAGTATTGCCTTCTCTTAGGCAATAATATCACTATCTTGTAATGCAAGTTACATAATAAAATGTGAATTTGTCTCAACTTAGAGCCGATAAAAATGTTATGTTGAATACGAGAGGGATTGTGTGATAAAAATTGCATCTTTAGTTCTGTTTACTTTGCTCTTTCTAACTTGCTCGAATAGTGTTGAACCGGACTTAGCCGGTTGGAATGAGTTACCGGCTGAAATCATTTCAGGCGGCGTACCGAAAGACGGTATTCCCGCTATTAATAATCCGATATGGGATGGCGCTGCCGAAGGTGATTGGCTGGATGACAGTTACTTGGTAGTAGGTGTGGTGATTGACGGACAGGCATACGCTTATCCTCATAAAATGATGGACCAGCATGAAATAGCCAACGAACCGACGAGCTCCACACCCTATACTGTATCATTTTGTCCTCTCACAGGTTCAAGCATAGTATTCAAATCGACAATCAATGGCTCCGTGCATACTTTCGGCGTATCGGGATTATTGATGCAGAATAATTTAATTATGTTCGACCGACAAACCGACAGCAACTGGCCGCAGCTCAGGCTTCAAGCGGACAGAGGAAGTCTTATTAATACAAAGTTGGATTTAATAGAGCACACGGAAATTGAATGGGGAGGTTGGAAAGAGCTTCATCCCGGGACGCTTATAATGAACAGAAATTCGGGGGGAAGAAATCCCGATGTTTATTTCGGAACAGTTTATGGTAATTATAGTCTGTCGGACGTACCGCCATTATTCAGAATGAGTTATAATGATGCAAGATTGCTTCCTAAAATTAGAGTTTTAGGCATAATTACAGGAAATACCACAAAAGCGTATCCGATGTTCAGTTTTGACAATGGCAGAGCAATAATAAATGATCAAGTAGGCGGTAGTTCAATCGCAGTTTTCGGTGATCCCGGCTCAAGAATGATGAGAGGATTTTACACTGAAGTAAATGGCCAAAATTTAACGTTAAAATTATTATCGGGAACTGAAACGGGCTCGCTTTCCAACGTACGGTTTATTGATAACGAAACAGGCAGCAAATGGAATCTTGACGGGGAGGCAATAGCGGGAAGTTTAACGGGTGAAAAATTATCGCAGCCGAAATCTTACGTCGCTTACTGGTTTGCATGGAGCGCATTTAACAGGACAACAGAATTATGGGAAGGTTGAGATAAATATGAAATCAGTTATAAATATTGCGCTTATGTTATTTATTGTCTTTATAAGTTCCGAAGCAGATGCGCAGCTCTGCTGCACTTCAGGTTCTGCATCTGCCAGCTCATTCGAGATTGGAGTTACACCGGCAAAAACGCTTCGATTAAGTTTCGGTCATGAATACAATAGTCTCAATGGGACGTTTGTGGGGAGCGATAGATCAGATGACGATCTTCTCGGAACCGGTTCGGTACAGTCATATACAGTGCAGGCACATTATGGAATTAACAGGAGATGGGGAATCACTATAGTTGCTCCTTACGTGAAAACGAGTCGATCATTTGGTGGTCCTACCACATTCGGAGCCGATGGAATGGGTGATTTGAGCCTTATCGCAAAATATAGCGTAAAACCGATAAACATCGCGTCCAGCACCGAGATAGCCGTTGGAGCAGGATTTAAACTGCCAAGCGGTTCGTCAAATAGTGTCAATGACGGTACTGACCTGAATTTTAATCTTCAGCCCGGCACCGGGGCGTGGGATCTTCTTTTCTGGGGTTATTATTATAAGACTTCCCTGCCTACGGGATGGAGCGGTTCGCTTTCAGGTTTAGTTCGGGTTCCGGGAACGAATTCTGACGGCTTACGATATGGTAATGAGATTTTGTATTCTCTCGTTCTAAGCAAGAGATTGAACAATGTTACTCAATTATCTGTTAGATTAAAAGGTCGAACCTCATCACAAGTAGCGATTGACGGATTCGAAAATCCTAACACCGGAGGAACGATTATTTTTGCCGCTCCGAGTTTTGTTTATAATCCACGGCGTCTGATTTCCATAGAAGCAGGCGTGGACATTCCGACATTTTATTCTGTATCGGGAACGCAGCAGGCTCTTGATTATCGTTCATTTGTGGATTTGAGCTTCTTTTTCACGTTATAACCCACATTCTGGGGTTATTATATTCTTTTATCTTGCATAATTCTTTAGGTAAAGATTATCTTCACTCTTTGATTCAGAACCTTTGTAATAGTTAAGGAGTAATAATGCCTTCAAAAGCAAAAAAAGATAAAAAATGGGCGGTTATTCTCGGAGCCTCAAGTGGGTTCGGAGCCGCCACAGCGATAGAATTAGCAAAATCCGGTTTAAATATATGTGGTATCCATTTCGACCGGCGTTCTACAATGCCTGCTGTAAAAAAAGTTCAAAGCAAAATCCGGGCAGCCGGTTCAAAAGCATTGTTTTTCAATATGAATGCCGCGGATCCCGGAAATCGCGAAGATGCGTTGAAAAAATTAAAAAAGGAAACAAAGGGCTTACGGCATCCTGTAAAACTTCTTATGCATTCTCTGGCATTTGGAAGTTTATTGCCATTTGTTGCCGATAAAGGTGAGAATGAAATTAATGCAAAGCAGATGGATTTAACTCTTGATGTTATGGCGAATAACCTGGTTTACTGGACCCAGGATTTGATCAGTAAAAATCTTATAGGCGCAGGTGGTCAGATTCTTTCCATGACAAGTGCCGGTAGTCATCAAGTGTGGCCGAATTATGGAGCAGTCTCTGCGGCAAAAGCGGCATTGGAATCCCACACTCGTCAACTAGCCGTAGAATTATCAAATAAGAAAATTTCCGTAAATTGCATTCAAGCTGGAGTAACTGATACGGCTGCGTTACGGAAAATTCCAGGAAATCTTAAAATGATTGAAAAAGCAGAAAAATTAAATCCTGCCGGAAGACTGACAAAGCCCCAAGAAGTTGCAACAATTATCTCAATGTTGGTTAATTCGAGTATTCCATGGTTAACGGGAAATATAATCCGAGTTGATGGTGGAGAAGATATCGCCAGTTAAATAACAGCCGTATTGAGATCAGAATGATTCGAAAAGCAAGACCTGATGATATGAATGATCTTTTATTTCTCTGGAATGAGATGATGGACTCGCATATAGGTATGCATCCCGATTTTAGAATATCAAAAAACGCGGATATGGCAATGGCTTCAAATTTTACAAACATTTTTGACGATACCACATCCGAAATATTTGTGGCAGAAGAGGACAACAAAATAATCGGAATGTTGATTGCCCAATTCCGGGTGGGACTTCCATACACGCGGACTGAAAAGACCGGTTATTTTAGAGACGTTTCGGTAACGAAATCATTCAGAAGAACCGGCGTAGGAAAAAAGCTGGTGGAAGCGGGAATAAAATTTTTAAGCTCGCTTGATGTGGAATATATTGATTTGATAACAGGCGCTGAAAACGAGGAATCCAATGAATTTTGGAAAAAAATGGGGTTTGGAGAAACCCTTAAAATAAGATCGCTATTCCTAAGTCCCGAGTTAAAACAAATTAAATCAGATAATAAAGATAAATGATATTAAAGAAACATAAGAGCAAACGAACGGCTGCGTTTCTGATATTGATTTCTTCGCTGATGTTCAGCGCCTTTGTCTGCAATAAAGAAACCGGAACACAAACTAAATATGAAACTCGCAGCGTCTGGGTCACACGATTTGATTATACAATAAATATTGATTCGACTGATTCTGACAGTCAGAAAGCCGCAATATCTAATTATTTCAAGATAGCTAAAGAATCAAATTTGAACACTGTTTTTTTTCAGGTTAGAGGAAGCTTCGATGCTTATTACAATTCCAATTACGAACCGTGGGCAAAAGCGCTTTCAGGTAGTTTGGGAGTCGACCCTGGTTGGGACCCTTTAAAATTCGCAATCAAAGAGGCAGATGAAAACGGATTAAAATTACATGCCTGGGTTAACACATTCACATTATGGAAAGGGGAGGAACCTCCGGAGCGAAGTGAAGTTCTCCACGCCTTCTACGCACATCCCGAATGGATTGTGGCGGACAGCAACGGAACATCCATGCAGCTGAACAGTCACTATGTATACGTTAATCCCGGAAATCCCGAAGTGAGGAAACACGTCATAAATGTTGTTAAGGACATTGTAACGAATTACGATGTGGATGGGATTCATTTTGATTATATCCGATACCCTGAAAGAGCAAGTCGGGCCGGTTACTCTCACGACACAGTAAGTGTGAATATTTTTAACGAAAAAAATGGTAATCCTGATTCGCTTGACTGGGAAGATTGGCAAAGAAATAATATAAACCTTTTTGTAAAAGC carries:
- a CDS encoding 3-isopropylmalate dehydratase large subunit, which translates into the protein MGQTFAEKMLSKYSGRNVVPGEIVEVKPDIAMSHDNTAAISGTFEQLGVDKLDDPDRHVIVLDHCSPPANEKFALNHKITRNFVKKHGIKNFFDLEAGICHQVIIENGLCLPGTIMVGADSHSTTYGAFGAFGTGIGRSETAVIMATGKIWFRVPETIKIIINGEFPEGTGSKDLILKIAGEIRADGALYKAIEFAGSTIENMSVSSRIVLPNMAVELGAKIGYMEPNEATLEYLEGRAKKEFEVVVSDDDANFEKVIEFDISELEPQIACPHTVDNVHPITEVTGTKIDEIFFGSCTNARLEDFEIVAGVMKGNKVHRDVRMLVFPASKDVFLEAMRLGYVQTLAESGAVIMNTGCGPCMGNHEGVPAEGEVVLATNNRNYRGRLGNRDSEVYLSSPLVAAHSAITGTITDPRTH
- a CDS encoding 3-isopropylmalate dehydratase small subunit produces the protein MAVTGKVWKYGDDVNTDVIFPGKYTYTVSDPNEMAQHAMEDLDPEFAKNVKENDIIVGGKNFGCGSSREQAAVCIKMSGIGAVIAKSFSRLYFRNCINTGLPMIVSAEAVDAIENGEEITVDMDSGEITCKAGVFKFPPLPPEVKGIFDDGGLIPHTKKILGTDK
- the tnpA gene encoding IS200/IS605 family transposase — translated: MPHTFHKILLHYVWSTKNRLPLINKNLRTKLIEHIKEYAKENEIEIDTINVVSDHVHLLTTLTPVQSPSKVVNLLKGESSNWINSNNLSKGKFSWQEGYGVFSVSFSSVASIRKYINNQIKHHRKVSYLEEVDNFLKAYHIYQNKRGTRERR
- a CDS encoding isocitrate/isopropylmalate dehydrogenase family protein; this translates as MAKYKIAWLPGDGVGKDVMEAARIVLDKIQLDAEYLHGDIGWEFWRTEGEPLPDRTIDLLKSTDACLFGAITSKPRDEAQDDLIPELQGKGLEYFSPIVRLRQEFNLRTNLRPCKAYKGNPLNFKDEIDLIVFRENTEGLYVGIEFNPMNEEVMNALVANHPKAKRFGDIPLEDIAFSARIITREGARNIIREGFEYAKEFGYKTVTLVEKPNVLRETSGLVIREGRKIAKEYPGIELWETNIDAMMMWLIKNPLDYGVLVATNMFGDIISDLCAQLVGGLGFAASGNIGDDYAVFEPTHGSAPKYAGQFKVNPMAMLLTTKMMLNYLGESDKADALENAIAAVIEEGTVRTYDMGGESSTLEMAEAVADKL
- a CDS encoding MmgE/PrpD family protein encodes the protein MSDKTIARRMAEFALELQYDDLPSEVIEEVKRFLYDSVGCALGGFNTHDVKAMLEIYSDMGGKPEATLFGSGEKLPAANATLLNSLMIRALDFNDIYWKEDPSHPSDLIPAALAMAERQNSSAKELIVAIVLAYEFEQRLCLFAKPGVRERKWHHATLTQFVSPIVAGRLLGLDAEQMENAIGISGGHNFTPGAAAAGQLSMMKNTVDPMAVQSGVIAALMAEKGFTGTRAIFEGKEGLMDILGDDWDEEALLGGLGESFKILECSMKAFPTEALTHSHITCALKIVRDHDVLPDDIKEIKVTTIARAVDILFDPEKYNPKSRETADHSLPYVIAAAVVDRKITTDQFSDERIADPKIRSVLPKIVGEASEEFEKMFPAKQPSKVVITLNDGTAYTEKVDYPKGDPREPMSQDDLDDKFKGLTSLILDDESRRKIKDTIWNLESLNNVSDLMNDLKIMEL
- the trxB gene encoding thioredoxin-disulfide reductase, producing MSDDKRNVIIIGSGPAGLTAALYAARANLKPLVLEGTQPGGQLTITTDVENYPGFPDGILGPELMDKMRQQATRFGAECKYETVSGVKFSDKPYEITTENGTYLSETVIITTGATAMFLDIPGEMRYMGHGVSACATCDGFFFSDQEIIVVGGGDTAMEEATFLTKFASKVYVVHRRDELRASKTMQDKANKNEKIEFIWDSELKEILGDDNNVTSVNIRNVKTGDEKDMPIQGVFMAIGHKPNTEIFKDILDMNDVGYLKVQNGSTATNVEGVFAAGDVADHVYRQAITAAGTGCMAAIDAERWLESQNG
- a CDS encoding DUF3179 domain-containing protein; amino-acid sequence: MIKIASLVLFTLLFLTCSNSVEPDLAGWNELPAEIISGGVPKDGIPAINNPIWDGAAEGDWLDDSYLVVGVVIDGQAYAYPHKMMDQHEIANEPTSSTPYTVSFCPLTGSSIVFKSTINGSVHTFGVSGLLMQNNLIMFDRQTDSNWPQLRLQADRGSLINTKLDLIEHTEIEWGGWKELHPGTLIMNRNSGGRNPDVYFGTVYGNYSLSDVPPLFRMSYNDARLLPKIRVLGIITGNTTKAYPMFSFDNGRAIINDQVGGSSIAVFGDPGSRMMRGFYTEVNGQNLTLKLLSGTETGSLSNVRFIDNETGSKWNLDGEAIAGSLTGEKLSQPKSYVAYWFAWSAFNRTTELWEG
- a CDS encoding SDR family oxidoreductase, giving the protein MPSKAKKDKKWAVILGASSGFGAATAIELAKSGLNICGIHFDRRSTMPAVKKVQSKIRAAGSKALFFNMNAADPGNREDALKKLKKETKGLRHPVKLLMHSLAFGSLLPFVADKGENEINAKQMDLTLDVMANNLVYWTQDLISKNLIGAGGQILSMTSAGSHQVWPNYGAVSAAKAALESHTRQLAVELSNKKISVNCIQAGVTDTAALRKIPGNLKMIEKAEKLNPAGRLTKPQEVATIISMLVNSSIPWLTGNIIRVDGGEDIAS
- a CDS encoding GNAT family N-acetyltransferase yields the protein MIRKARPDDMNDLLFLWNEMMDSHIGMHPDFRISKNADMAMASNFTNIFDDTTSEIFVAEEDNKIIGMLIAQFRVGLPYTRTEKTGYFRDVSVTKSFRRTGVGKKLVEAGIKFLSSLDVEYIDLITGAENEESNEFWKKMGFGETLKIRSLFLSPELKQIKSDNKDK
- a CDS encoding family 10 glycosylhydrolase — translated: MILKKHKSKRTAAFLILISSLMFSAFVCNKETGTQTKYETRSVWVTRFDYTINIDSTDSDSQKAAISNYFKIAKESNLNTVFFQVRGSFDAYYNSNYEPWAKALSGSLGVDPGWDPLKFAIKEADENGLKLHAWVNTFTLWKGEEPPERSEVLHAFYAHPEWIVADSNGTSMQLNSHYVYVNPGNPEVRKHVINVVKDIVTNYDVDGIHFDYIRYPERASRAGYSHDTVSVNIFNEKNGNPDSLDWEDWQRNNINLFVKAVKDSVSKLKPNIALSAAVLGKYRKPGWSGYDAVYQDAVPWIKNGWLDFIVPMAYTTRDNKSASFTSLIQEWNELTGKSNSVLAGIAVYRAEGIDGWGWSEIAHQIIDARKQNLRGMAFFNVTALKSDWWEIQRALFSHPVLPYPLERPDVMAVRAANIMNKYSSGD